In the Arachis ipaensis cultivar K30076 chromosome B10, Araip1.1, whole genome shotgun sequence genome, one interval contains:
- the LOC107623088 gene encoding ABSCISIC ACID-INSENSITIVE 5-like protein 7, producing MNFRGYGDNPTNNGDRMGGKPPPANVTLVRQPSVYSLTFDEFQNTIGGFGKDFGSMNMDELLKNIWTAEESQALAFSSASINASASGGDSNNLNGNLQRQGSLTLPRTLSQKTVDEVWRDLMKDSGSGSSTGAGAKDGGSNGVSSVPQTQGQPALGEMTLEEFLVRAGVVREDAPQQAQQMARPDANNNGWYGGGDFARSNNSNGLLLGFQQPNRSNGNNLGNNLVPKPPPPPLSLNSNHTQQQQTQQQHPQPPPLFPKPSNVAFASPMHMLNNAQLASPGTRGGMIGVPERSMNGAVVQSNGLASVGIVGLVPTNVTAPGATPANKMSPDMIAKSSVDTSSMSLSPVPYVINRGRKCSAIEKVVERRQRRMIKNRESAARSRARKQAYTFELEAEVQKLKEINKELQKKQEEMMEMQKNQNMDSSFWPLGNKRQCLRRTVTGPW from the exons ATGAACTTCAGGGGCTATGGTGATAACCCCACCAATAATGGTGATAGAATGGGTGGGAAGCCACCACCGGCAAATGTCACTCTGGTGAGGCAGCCTTCGGTTTATTCGCTTACTTTTGACGAGTTCCAGAACACAATAGGGGGGTTTGGGAAGGATTTTGGATCCATGAACATGGATGAGCTCTTGAAGAATATATGGACTGCCGAGGAGTCTCAGGCGTTGGCGTTTTCTTCAGCCAGTATAAATGCCAGCGCCAGTGGTGGTGATTCCAACAACCTGAATGGGAACTTGCAAAGACAAGGCTCTTTGACGCTTCCAAGGACTCTTAGTCAGAAAACAGTTGATGAGGTTTGGAGGGATTTGATGAAAGATAGTGGCAGTGGCAGCAGCACTGGAGCCGGAGCCAAAGATGGAGGTAGCAATGGGGTTTCATCTGTGCCTCAAACACAAGGGCAACCAGCATTAGGAGAAATGACATTGGAGGAGTTCTTGGTGAGAGCTGGTGTTGTGAGAGAAGATGCTCCTCAACAAGCTCAACAAATGGCAAGGCCTGATGCTAACAAcaatggttggtatggtggtggtGACTTTGCTAGATCAAACAATAGCAATGGTTTACTTCTTGGTTTTCAACAACCAAATAGAAGTAATGGGAACAATCTTGGTAATAACTTGGTTCCCaagcctcctcctcctcctctgtcGCTAAACTCGAACCATACTCAGCAGCAACAAACACAGCAGCAGCACCCGCAGCCGCCACCCCTTTTCCCCAAGCCTTCAAATGTGGCTTTTGCTTCTCCTATGCATATGTTGAACAATGCTCAGCTTGCTAGCCCTGGCACAAGGGGTGGGATGATTGGAGTGCCGGAGCGTTCGATGAATGGCGCAGTAGTTCAAAGTAATGGGCTGGCGAGTGTTGGAATTGTTGGTTTAGTCCCGACCAATGTAACAGCTCCGGGTGCCACTCCTGCAAATAAAATGTCACCGGACATGATTGCCAAGAGCAGTGTGGATACTTCTTCAATGTCGTTGTCACCGGTTCCCTATGTAATCAACAGGGGAAGGAAGTGCAGTGCTATAGAGAAAGTTGTGGAGAGGAGACAGAGGAGAATGATCAAAAATAGAGAATCAGCTGCAAGGTCAAGGGCTCGCAAGCAG GCCTATACTTTTGAACTAGAAGCTGAAGTTCAGAAGCTTAAGGAAATAAACAAAGAATTGCAAAAAAAGCAG GAAGAAATGATGGAAATGCAGAAAAATCAG AATATGGATTCTTCATTTTGGCCATTGGGAAATAAAAGACAGTGCTTGAGAAGGACAGTTACAGGTCCATGGTAG